A stretch of the Methylacidiphilum caldifontis genome encodes the following:
- a CDS encoding GNA1162 family protein — MRHSACLFFLLILCVGCSGIRTPSEDQKLYLKEQAVHNHGKKTLYDHVVDIDPGKIRAGVSSLFYELPPKTVAVLPFVDQDKGDYYLNKLPLNQRDPELREKYRWTRAQRVRKLIYGNLAQREYYPIKLGKIDAVLKQHGIWNSKDLSKVSPEQLGSWLNTDAVIYGVVKNYESYYAGVLCGYSVAADIQMLSTKNGEQLFYASGLRNQLGFDFGLNPTDLLINSVINFTYLRDVVLRRAEEDISREIVIRIPTRRPTPYFPQAENALALSHNSSSKEIRNEKKGRAGSPPPSTRSLSHENEKRSPFLFTQGSVHKMPIEPDNPHFSFRLSKKNELSQKNIEIRKADFALAAIDEPKGKPTKQKAMPTILFNNVSDQKFFLSEIGDKIHGKKSIYDRLIEMDIQKPEVIAHPDYSHEASGKIAVLPFSDQATGGDFLVNRIPLFPKSKMQKENWQWTVSNRLRRTIAGYLAQRDFEILNLGEVDTTLKAHGLATMKDLLSIPPKILGKWLSADLLLYGEVTHYEGFYSVVWAAWKVGARLNLVSAHSGKKLLSTNATRMSNRFIPAITPVDLAISGITTMTTMMRDYKLKQAEEELSRELVLRFPAVKQVNENSENRDLPHPLVHKISILESSPKKRKNLDLFEKSPFA; from the coding sequence ATGCGCCACTCAGCCTGTCTCTTTTTCTTGCTTATTTTATGCGTTGGATGTTCGGGAATTCGAACTCCTTCTGAAGATCAAAAACTTTATCTAAAAGAGCAGGCTGTTCATAACCATGGGAAAAAAACTCTCTATGACCATGTTGTCGATATTGATCCAGGAAAGATCCGGGCCGGGGTAAGTTCTCTTTTCTATGAGTTGCCTCCGAAAACTGTTGCTGTTTTACCTTTCGTTGATCAAGATAAAGGAGATTATTATCTTAACAAACTTCCTCTAAATCAGCGCGATCCAGAATTACGGGAAAAATATCGGTGGACGAGGGCACAAAGAGTCCGAAAACTCATTTACGGAAACCTCGCTCAAAGAGAATACTACCCTATTAAACTGGGCAAAATCGATGCTGTATTAAAACAACATGGTATTTGGAACAGTAAAGATCTATCTAAAGTTTCTCCTGAGCAATTGGGCTCTTGGTTAAATACCGATGCCGTGATTTATGGAGTAGTAAAAAATTACGAAAGTTATTATGCCGGAGTCCTTTGTGGTTATAGCGTCGCTGCGGACATACAGATGCTTTCAACTAAAAACGGTGAGCAGCTCTTTTATGCTTCCGGTTTAAGGAATCAATTGGGTTTTGATTTCGGTCTAAATCCAACTGATCTGCTCATCAACTCAGTAATCAATTTTACTTATTTAAGAGATGTCGTATTGAGGCGCGCTGAAGAAGACATCTCAAGAGAAATCGTAATAAGAATTCCCACAAGAAGGCCAACTCCTTATTTCCCTCAGGCTGAAAATGCCCTTGCCCTTTCCCATAACTCTTCTTCAAAAGAAATACGGAATGAAAAAAAAGGCAGGGCTGGAAGTCCTCCACCCTCTACTCGATCCCTTAGCCATGAAAATGAAAAGAGAAGTCCTTTTCTTTTCACACAAGGCTCAGTGCATAAAATGCCTATCGAGCCTGATAATCCTCATTTTTCCTTTCGCCTTTCCAAAAAAAATGAATTGTCCCAAAAAAATATTGAAATAAGAAAAGCGGATTTTGCCCTTGCTGCTATCGATGAACCTAAGGGAAAACCGACTAAACAAAAAGCCATGCCAACTATTCTGTTTAATAACGTTTCAGATCAAAAGTTCTTTCTGTCCGAAATTGGTGATAAGATTCATGGAAAAAAATCTATATACGATCGGTTGATCGAGATGGATATCCAAAAACCTGAAGTGATCGCCCATCCCGATTATTCTCATGAAGCAAGCGGTAAAATAGCCGTTCTTCCTTTTTCAGATCAAGCAACAGGAGGTGATTTTCTTGTTAACCGCATTCCACTATTCCCCAAGTCAAAAATGCAAAAAGAAAATTGGCAATGGACAGTCAGTAATAGATTACGCAGAACCATTGCTGGTTATCTGGCCCAAAGGGATTTTGAAATTTTAAACCTTGGTGAAGTCGACACGACCTTAAAAGCTCATGGACTTGCAACCATGAAAGATTTATTGAGCATTCCTCCTAAAATCTTGGGAAAATGGCTTTCGGCTGATCTTCTGCTTTATGGGGAAGTGACCCATTACGAGGGTTTCTATTCGGTCGTTTGGGCTGCCTGGAAAGTGGGAGCACGATTGAATCTTGTTTCTGCCCATTCGGGAAAAAAACTTCTTTCTACCAATGCAACACGAATGTCTAACCGTTTTATTCCAGCTATCACTCCTGTCGATTTAGCTATTTCAGGAATTACAACCATGACCACGATGATGCGCGATTACAAATTAAAACAGGCTGAAGAAGAATTATCTAGAGAACTTGTATTGCGTTTTCCTGCTGTCAAACAGGTTAATGAAAATTCTGAAAATCGAGATCTTCCCCATCCTTTAGTCCATAAAATTTCTATTCTCGAATCTTCGCCTAAAAAAAGAAAAAATCTCGATCTTTTCGAAAAAAGCCCCTTCGCATAG
- a CDS encoding HlyD family secretion protein, which produces MSSHVLRISSKVSGYVEKVFVNDNWKVKKGELLVKIDPRDYIARVAVADAIRKFAQSEWLRLRELSVVNALSAFNYDLSLASNLITRSILRLESLSLGYTDIYSPIQGNITNKMVEQGDYVSSGQYLFSIVSGDFWIIGNFKEGQLNKIRPGQPTWIKIDAYPNRWLSAHVDSIQKGTKNAFSPYSSEDLSLNYVKTSQRIPIKILLDETLPSDYLNIGPWMTVKVKIKTAEDNYIYPLSILCSLLSLIGLFFLRTIAKKYLPKKFFYF; this is translated from the coding sequence ATGAGTTCTCATGTTTTGAGAATATCCTCGAAAGTTTCAGGTTACGTCGAGAAAGTGTTTGTAAATGATAATTGGAAAGTCAAAAAAGGTGAACTTTTGGTAAAAATTGATCCCAGGGATTACATCGCAAGAGTAGCGGTTGCGGATGCCATCAGAAAATTCGCTCAAAGCGAATGGTTAAGACTCCGTGAATTAAGTGTTGTCAATGCTTTAAGCGCTTTTAATTATGATCTTTCTTTAGCCTCAAACTTGATTACCCGATCCATTCTCCGCTTAGAAAGTCTTTCTCTTGGCTATACCGACATTTACAGTCCCATCCAAGGAAACATTACCAACAAGATGGTCGAACAAGGTGATTACGTGAGCAGCGGTCAATATCTTTTTTCAATAGTTTCCGGGGATTTCTGGATTATTGGGAATTTCAAAGAAGGACAGTTAAATAAAATCCGCCCGGGTCAACCAACCTGGATCAAAATTGATGCGTATCCCAACAGATGGCTATCGGCACATGTCGACAGCATACAAAAAGGGACAAAAAATGCCTTTAGCCCTTATTCTTCTGAAGACCTTAGCCTTAATTACGTCAAAACTTCGCAGCGGATACCTATTAAAATACTCCTTGATGAAACGCTACCTTCCGACTACTTGAACATTGGCCCTTGGATGACGGTAAAGGTTAAGATAAAAACAGCTGAAGACAACTACATTTATCCGTTAAGTATCCTTTGCTCCCTGCTTAGTTTAATAGGTTTATTCTTTTTGAGAACAATCGCCAAAAAATATTTGCCCAAGAAATTCTTCTACTTTTAG